Proteins encoded by one window of Lathyrus oleraceus cultivar Zhongwan6 chromosome 1, CAAS_Psat_ZW6_1.0, whole genome shotgun sequence:
- the LOC127087250 gene encoding GDP-fucose transporter 1-like, whose product MSSSTKPPHYATSGLVIGYALCSSLLAIINKYAITQFNYPGLLTALQYLTSALSVYLFGKLGFLHHDPFTIPIAKKFFPAALVFFLAIFTNTNLLRQANVDTFIVFRSLTPLLVALADTAFRGQPSPSNLTFFSLVVILAGAVGYVATDSGFTLTAYSWAFAYLVTITTEMVYIKHMVMSLGLNTWGFVLYNNVLSLMIAPFFWFLTGENFEVSNAINSSTGSLFEMNAFLAVSLSCVFGLLISFFGFAARKAVSATAFTVTGVVNKFLTVAINVTIWDKHASPAGLVCLLFTIIGGVLYQQSVTGNCSMLSEDFEEHAAKVKTLKESPSNENLLILYGLYKQATLGPVTTGFVAWSYLLMASCKILAGIISICWQLCKDFA is encoded by the exons ATGTCATCATCAACCAAGCCACCGCACTACGCCACAAGCGGTTTGGTGATAGGTTACGCTCTCTGTTCAAGCTTGTTAGCGATAATCAACAAATACGCCATCACTCAATTCAACTACCCTGGTCTCTTAACCGCTTTACAGTACCTCACTTCAGCTCTCAGCGTTTACCTTTTCGGAAAATTAGGGTTTCTTCATCACGATCCTTTCACCATTCCGATCGCCAAGAAATTCTTCCCTGCCGCACTCGTTTTCTTCCTCGCTATCTTCACCAACACGAATCTACTCCGTCAGGCTAACGTTGATACCTTCATTGTTTTCAGATCTCTTACCCCTCTTCTTGTTGCTCTCGCTGATACCGCTTTTCGAGGTCAACCTTCGCCTTCTAACCTTACTTTTTTCTCGCTTGTTGTTATTCTTGCTGGTGCCGTTGGTTATGTTGCTACCGATTCGGGTTTTACTCTTACCGCTTATTCATGGGCTTTTGCTTATTTGGTTACGATTACTACTGAGATGGTTTATATCAAGCATATGGTTATGAGTCTTGGGTTGAATACTTGGGGTTTTGTTCTTTATAACAATGTCTTGTCTTTAATGATTGCTCCTTTCTTTTGGTTTCTAACTGGAGAGAATTTTGAGGTTTCGAATGCGATTAATTCGAGTACCGGGAGTTTGTTTGAGATGAATGCGTTTCTTGCGGTTTCTTTGTCTTGTGTGTTTGGTTTGCTTATCAGTTTCTTTGGATTTGCTGCGAGAAAAGCGGTTTCGGCTACTGCTTTTACGGTTACTGGGGTTGTGAATAAGTTTCTCACGGTGGCTATTAATGTGACGATTTGGGATAAGCATGCTAGTCCTGCTGGTCTGGTTTGTTTGCTTTTTACTATAATTGGGGGAGTTCTTTATCAGCAATCGGTTACTGGGAATTGTTCAATGCTATCA GAGGATTTTGAGGAGCATGCTGCGAAAGTCAAGACTCTAAAAGAGAGTCCATCAAATGAAAACTTGCTTATCCTTTATGGATTGTACAAGCAAGCCACTCTTGGACCTGTTACCACCG GATTTGTGGCATGGTCTTATTTGCTCATGGCTAGCTGCAAGATCCTGGCTGGTATAATAAGTATCTGTTGGCAGCTTTGCAAG GATTTTGCTTGA
- the LOC127124952 gene encoding BTB/POZ domain-containing protein At1g04390 isoform X4, with protein sequence MIHSTTKSAKEKENDRAISSHILTLHRRLLHALNLGTRHFDDKTNRWKWQCVNIEVQKNVLRSTTAFLDSVAGDARAIRHTIVKESAADILGALLWILQCKSEPLLSMASNVAVKLVSVLPSQQLQLRLLDLVYCLSSLLSSHQVEVAIPSATALNLVISNLSATSEKPVIEALKETEISICIVQNIKDCGAKKIEYFVEMASLLSTVLLRWSSSRFPVCNDVELMKVLANMHTKTDSSIKLVLLKLYTSLALCDSVVQKLIEGGKVFLQMIVQAMGKSNPHDVRIEGFRLAQCLLRSQENCLKVMDLCGEALVDAIICGMRETGPCSKKIESNYGSVLVEACKLALVTRWAGDHHIRFWKQGIDRVLLSLLIENIHDQSTEFALSLEKQISMVKEGLKVNYHVGLRSYVWDILGWLTIHFVENSNPYNYTHESELHINLLILCACFTFVEAIEKWCRICQNDVDDNFQSEPVSRAVLMMIYSPCNYISSHARFVLSDILKVKGNPCLKNSLHTLDYIASLKSYSSFDKLQLVINLIGLTCLSSLPQYQRCIIESKGIKAVVLLVQRCLSNDIRVERPEVAPHLHTVFHKRSCCWIGKGGWEGSNSLLFYGLWGLAEFLHQCCLLPDNPQQFTREVTNINTELVNKLHEICSSNSFSPGVKWYVSYILSYFGFYGFPNEFSKRIGKSLNKEEYADLRLIVVNGDSVSVHGVILAVRCPSLLPSEVLSSSKSSKEITDHFVGETVREVRYSSHVDYEALLLLLEYVYWGHLHAAEEETVKKLKILAKRCNLQPLLQLLCRQSPKWGAPFPSFNLTSSLDSAGSYFLYGLLLDQILLDI encoded by the exons ATGATTCATTCAACTACGAAATCAGCAAAAGAGAAAGAAAACGATCGTGCCATCAGTTCGCACATCCTCACCCTCCATCGCCGTCTTCTCCACGCCTTAAACCTCGGAACTAG ACATTTTGATGACAAGACGAATAGATGGAAGTGGCAGTGCGTCAATATTGAAGTGCAGAAAAATGTACTCCGTTCAACTACTGCGTTTCTTGATTCTGTAGCAGGTGATGCTCGTGCCATACGTCATACCATTGTTAAG GAATCTGCTGCTGATATTTTGGGAGCATTGTTATGGATTCTTCAATGCAAAAGTGAGCCCTTGTTAAGCATGGCATCGAATGTGGCTGTGAAGTTAGTTAGTGTTTTACCGAGTCAACAGTTGCAATTGCGATTGTTGGATCTTGTCTATTGTCTATCATCCTTGCTATCTTCGCATCAAGTAGAAGTTGCAATACCCTCTGCTACTGCTTTGAATTTGGTAATCTCAAATCTGAGTGCTACTAGTGAGAAGCCTGTTATTGAAGCACTGAAAGAAACAGAGATTTCCATTTGCATTGTTCAAAATATAAAAGACTGTGGTGCCAAGAAAATTGAATATTTTGTGGAGATGGCTTCACTTTTGAGCACAGTACTGTTGAGGTGGTCTTCATCTAGGTTTCCTGTTTGTAATGATGTTGAACTTATGAAAGTTTTAGCAAACATGCATACAAAGACAGATAGTTCCATTAAACTTGTTCTTCTAAAGCTGTACACATCTTTAG CTTTATGTGATTCCGTAGTGCAAAAACTCATTGAGGGTGGAAAAGTATTTCTACAAATGATTGTGCAGGCGATGGGAAAATCAAACCCTCATGATGTTCGGATAGAGGGGTTTCGGCTTGCTCAATGTCTATTG AGATCCCAAGAAAATTGTTTAAAAGTGATGGATTTGTGTGGTGAAGCTCTCGTTGATGCCATAATTTGTGGAATGAGAGAAACAGGACCGTGTTCCAAAAAAATTGAGAGCAACTATGGTTCTGTATTAGTAGAAGCATGTAAGCTGGCTCTAGTTACTCGTTGGGCTGGCGATCATCATATCAGGTTTTGGAAACAAGGAATTGATAGAGTCCTCCTTAGTCTTCTGATTGAAAATATTCATGACCAATCAACTGAATTTGCCTTGTCATTGGAAAAACAAATATCCATGGTGAAAGAGGGACTGAAAGTCAATTATCACGTTGGTCTGAGGAGTTATGTGTGGGACATTCTTGGGTGGCTTACAATTCATTTTGTAGAAAACTCAAACCCTTACAATTATACCCATGAGAGTGAACTCCACATCAACTTACTAATTCTGTGTGCTTG CTTCACTTTTGTGGAAGCAATTGAAAAATGGTGCCGGATATGTCAaaatgatgttgatgataatttTCAAAGTGAACCAGTATCAAGGGCTGTTCTAATGATGATATATTCTCCATGTAATTATATTTCTTCACATGCTAGATTTGTATTATCTGATATACTAAAGGTCAAAGGCAATCCATGCTTGAAAAACTCACTACACACCCTAGATTATATAGCATCCCTAAAAAGCTATAGTTCATTTGATAAACTTCAACTTGTTATTAACTTAATTGGGTTGACCTGTCTTTCAAGTTTACCACAGTATCAAAGATGTATCATAGAAAGCAAAGGGATAAAGGCTGTTGTTCTTCTTGTGCAACGATGCCTAAGTAATGATATTCGTGTGGAAAGGCCTGAAGTTGCTCCTCATTTGCATACTGTATTCCATAAAAGGTCTTGTTGCTGGATTGGTAAAGGAGGCTGGGAGGGTTCCAATAGCCTCTTATTTTATGGTCTGTGGGGCTTAGCTGAATTTCTTCATCAGTGTTGCCTTTTACCAGACAATCCTCAGCAATTTACTAGAGAGGTGACAAACATTAACACTGAGTTAGTTAACAAACTTCATGAGATCTGTAGTAGCAACTCTTTCAGTCCTGGAGTGAAATGGTATGTTTCTTATATTCTAAGTTATTTTGGATTTTATGGTTTCCCAAATGAATTTTCCAAAAGGATTGGGAAATCTCTTAATAAGGAAGAATATGCAGATTTGCGACTCATTGTAGTAAATGGGGATTCTGTGAGTGTTCATGGTGTTATTCTTGCTGTTCGATGTCCATCACTTCTACCTTCTGAAGTGTTATCTAGTAGTAAGAGTTCTAAAGAAATAACAGATCATTTTGTTGGAGAGACAGTGAGAGAAGTTCGTTATTCTTCTCATGTTGATTATGAAGCATTGTTGTTATTGTTGGAATATGTGTATTGGGGACACTTGCATGCAGCAGAAGAAGAAACTGTAAAGAAGCTCAAAATTCTTGCTAAGCGTTGCAATCTACAACCTCTCTTGCAACTGCTTTGTAGACAATCTCCAAAGTGGGGTGCACCTTTCCCCAGCTTTAATCTTACTTCATCTCTTGATTCAGCCGGAAGTTACTTTTTGTATGGTTTGCTTCTTGACCAGATTCTTCTAGATATCTAG